Below is a window of Allomuricauda ruestringensis DSM 13258 DNA.
GGATACCCTGATCAATAAGAAGCTCCTTGCCGCCAACAGCATCTTTAGGTATATTCGAAAAGGGGAGGTACTCGCCTTGACCCGTTTGAACAATTTAAATGCCGAAATTTTAGAGTTTGAAGTAAAGGCTACATCTTTGGTGAATGGTGAGTTGATCAGGGAGCTTAATTTCCCTAGAGAGGCAAGCATTGGTGGTGTTATCCGAAACGGAGAGGGAATTATTGCGTTGGGTGATTTTAGGATTGCCCAAGGAGATAAGGTAGTGGTCTGCTGCTTGCCCAAAGCCATACCAAGGATAGAAAAGCTGTTCCTATAATGAAGCTCAATACACGAATCATTATCCATATCTTGGGGCTGTTGTTGCTTTGCAATGGTTCTTTTATGCTTTTAGCGGCAATTGCCAGTGGCATATATAAAGATGGTGCCACCATGGAAATTATGTTGGCAGCCATTGTGACCATGCTTTTTGGTATGATGGCCATGTTCTACACCCGGGGCCATAAAAAGGAAGTCAAAAAGAGGGAAGGGTACATTGTGGTTACCTTCGGATGGATCGTAATGTCCATTTCAGGGATGTTGCCCTATCTTTTTTCCGGAGCAATACCTTCCATTACCGATGCTTTTTTTGAAACCATGTCGGGCTACACCACAACGGGAGCATCAATTTTAGATAATATTGAAGCCCTTCCCAAAGGAATTTTGCTATGGAGAAGTCTTACCCATTGGATCGGGGGAATGGGGATTATTGTACTTGCCATTGCCATTTTACCGCTTTTGGGTATTGGGGGCATGCAATTGTTCGCTGCAGAAGCGCCTGGGCCTGGCGGGGATAAACTTCACCCAAGGATTACCGATACGGCTAAGAGACTTTGGTTGATTTATTTTGGATATACAGTCCTGGAAACTTTGCTGCTAAAGTTTGCTGGAATGTCCTTTTTCGATGCCATCAACCACGCATTGGCCACAATGTCAACAGGAGGGTTTTCTACCAAAAATGCGAGCTTGGCCTTTTGGAACGATCAACCTTTGATTCAATACATTGTTATTCTTTTCATGTTTTTGGCAGGGAGTAATTTTGTACTCAGCTATTTTGCATTGACAGGAAAGGTGCAACGCATCCTAAGGGATGAAGAGTTCAAGTACTACCTTGGTTTTGTGGTGATTTTTACCATTGTGGTTG
It encodes the following:
- a CDS encoding TrkH family potassium uptake protein; protein product: MKLNTRIIIHILGLLLLCNGSFMLLAAIASGIYKDGATMEIMLAAIVTMLFGMMAMFYTRGHKKEVKKREGYIVVTFGWIVMSISGMLPYLFSGAIPSITDAFFETMSGYTTTGASILDNIEALPKGILLWRSLTHWIGGMGIIVLAIAILPLLGIGGMQLFAAEAPGPGGDKLHPRITDTAKRLWLIYFGYTVLETLLLKFAGMSFFDAINHALATMSTGGFSTKNASLAFWNDQPLIQYIVILFMFLAGSNFVLSYFALTGKVQRILRDEEFKYYLGFVVIFTIVVALGIYFRADVPVSDFHPMVLGEVESTIRHGLFQVVAVITTTGFVSADFTSWTPFLTVFFFGLMFLGGSAGSTAGGIKVMRHLLIIKNGILEFKRTLHPNAIIPVRYNQKTVTEHIVYNVIAFFVLYMLLFIIGSLVLGLLGLDFVSAVGGSASSLGNVGPALGSLNPVSNYNSLPAAGKWWCSFLMLLGRLELFTVLILLTPYFWKKT